TGGCGTAAAAGGGCGTAAGATCTTCGGAGAACTGGTTCCTTACGGACAGGTTTGGAGAGCAGGAGCGAACTCATCTACAAAAATCACTTTCGGACAGTCTGTTAATTTCGGTGGAAAAGTGGTTCCTGCAGGAACTTACGGTTTATTCATCGTTCCGACAGAGAAAGAATGGAAGGTGATCTTAAATAAAGATTTCCAGCAGTGGGGAGCGTATACTTATGATCCAAAGCAGGATGTAGTAGACGTTACTGTGCCTGTGAATACATTAGCAGATAAGCAGGAGTGGTTTGAAATCACATTGAACCCAACTGGTGAAAATACAGGAAATTTAGTGATCAAATGGGATATGGCTCAGGCTGAGGTGGCTTTAAAACCATCAAGCCCGGATGCTGTAACCAAAATTGCAGATAAATTGAAGGAAATCAAGAAAATTGAGTCCGACGCTGCAAAATCAAAAGGCTAAGCAATGAATTTTTCTATTCAAACGATTTTAGAAAATCAGGAATATCAATTAATCCCCTTACAGCAAGGGGATTTTGAGTCTTTGTATGAAGTGGCTTCCGATCCTAAAGTCTGGGAACAGCACCCGAATAAAGACCGCTATCAGCGAGAGGTTTTTGAAAACTTTTTTAAAGGCGCTATTGAAAGCCAAGGTGCTTTTAAAATTGTTGACAAAGCGACCGGTGATATTTTAGGAAGCACCCGTTTTTATGATTTTGATGAAAATAAAAACAGTATTTTCATAGGATATACGTTTTACGGAACAAAATCCTGGGGAAAAGGAATTAATCCTCAGGTTAAAAAAATAATGCTTGACTATATTTTCCAATTTGTAGATACGGTTCATTTCCATATTGGAAAAGAGAATTTCCGTTCTCAAACCGCTTTGGAAAGATTAGGCGGAAAAAAAATTGCGGAAGAAGAGGTTGCTTATTTCGGTGAGCCTTCGAGAACGAATTTTGTCTACGAAATCAAGAAGGAAGATCATTGAAAATATCTCGCAGATTATTCTGATTTTGCAGATTTAAAAATTAATTCATCATAATTAAAAAACTTGAGAGCTTTTATAAGTGAAACGTCTTTGTGAAACTAAAGGGAGTTAACAGTTAAAAAAATTCCGTGAACTTTGTGTTCAAAAAAATCATTAATATGAAAAAATATAAAATCCAGACCTCTCCATTCGTAGTTCCAACAACAGATGGGAAATTAATCGAAGAGCATTGGGGAAACTCAACCGGAAATTCTAATGTCTCAATTGCGCACATGATAGCTCCGCCAGATTGGAGCGAACCACACCAGACCCCCGAATTTGATGAATTTACATTAATAATTTCGGGAAAAAAGCAGTTTGAGATTGATGGGGAAATAGTGACTTTAGAGCAAGGTCAGAGTATTTTAATAGAAAAAGGAGCGAGGGTTCGTTACAGCAATCCGTTTTCGGAAGCATGCCGCTATGTGGCGATCTGTCTTCCTGCGTTTTCTATGGAATTGGTGAATAGAGAAGAATAAATAATTTAAATATGGCGTTACAAATTTGCCCCAAGTGCAAAGACAGTTCATTTACCTGGTTTATGAACGGGAAATCTCCTTTAACAAGCTGGAGTTGTTTTAATTGTGATTATGAAGCTAAGGAAAATGAAAATGACAGATCTACCTGTGAAAGCTGTGAGGAAAGTACAAAGACCAAGTTGAAAGATAAAGAAGGAGAATATTGGTGGTGTTCTAACTGTAATGAGAGCAATCCGATCGAAATGTAATTTATAAGTGTTGGGAGACGGATAGAGGATAGACAGATAGATAATAGACAGATAGATAATAGACGGATAGAAAATAGACGGGAAGAAGATAAAAATCCATCGTATCTCCATCTATTATCTGTTAGTCTATCCTCTATTCGTCTATCCTCTATCTGTCTTTCTTCCTATAACCCAATAGTCTATCCTCTATCCATCTATTATCTTTTCATCTCTTACCGCCCTAAACAGGTATTTCCTAAGTTTCCAAATCGGCAGATACGTAAAGAGTACAGAAAGCAATCCGGCCAATACGCCTACCAAGATAGCCATTGCCGTGGCATCCAGTTTATAATATTTAGATAAGTTAAATTGCCCTAAGATCAGCATAGAAAAGACAAGTAGTCCTGTAACGACGCCATGAAGAATACTCAGCTTGGTCATTAATTTTTTTATATTCAGTTGGTCATCCACTTTAAATTCAATGGCTTCCTGACCAGCGGCATCAGCGACTCTTTTGATGATATCAATGGTGAGAACAACGGGTAAAAATATAGCCATTGGTAAGGTTAGGCGTGCTAAACTTTGGGTACAGGCAAAGAAATGGGTGTATCCTAATTCACTGAAAC
The sequence above is a segment of the Chryseobacterium sp. MYb264 genome. Coding sequences within it:
- a CDS encoding cupin domain-containing protein: MKKYKIQTSPFVVPTTDGKLIEEHWGNSTGNSNVSIAHMIAPPDWSEPHQTPEFDEFTLIISGKKQFEIDGEIVTLEQGQSILIEKGARVRYSNPFSEACRYVAICLPAFSMELVNREE
- a CDS encoding DUF2911 domain-containing protein, with product MKKLLFAVCLSASVFSFAQDYSVPAASPRQKVEQQFSMSKVSVDYGRPGVKGRKIFGELVPYGQVWRAGANSSTKITFGQSVNFGGKVVPAGTYGLFIVPTEKEWKVILNKDFQQWGAYTYDPKQDVVDVTVPVNTLADKQEWFEITLNPTGENTGNLVIKWDMAQAEVALKPSSPDAVTKIADKLKEIKKIESDAAKSKG
- a CDS encoding GNAT family N-acetyltransferase; its protein translation is MNFSIQTILENQEYQLIPLQQGDFESLYEVASDPKVWEQHPNKDRYQREVFENFFKGAIESQGAFKIVDKATGDILGSTRFYDFDENKNSIFIGYTFYGTKSWGKGINPQVKKIMLDYIFQFVDTVHFHIGKENFRSQTALERLGGKKIAEEEVAYFGEPSRTNFVYEIKKEDH